GAGCGGCTGACCCGGCCGGTGGTCCGCGAGGCACTGGTCCGTGTCCTCAGCGAAGACCCCGAGATGGTCGCACGGTCGACGTCGCGGCCCCGGCTGCGCGGGGTGTACGCGGCGGCCCTGCACGCGCGTGAGGGGTGGAGCCGGCGCACCATGGTCGCCGGGACGGCGCTCGCCGTCGTCACCGTGTCCGTCGCCGTCCTCGCCGTGTCCCGCCAGGTCTCCGACAACGACAGCACGTCCGAGGCCGGTACGGCACCCCGGCCACCGGCTTCGGCGTCCGCCCCGGGGGAGCAGACCCCCTCGCCGTCCGTGACACCCTCCCCCTCCCCCACCCCCACCCCGACGCCGACACCCACGCCCACGCCCACTCCGACGTCGGCGTCCCCCTCCCCCACGGGCACGCCCCTGCCGCCCGGCTTCAGCCGCTACCAGTCCCCCAAGGGGTTCTCGCTCGCTCTCCCCCAGGGCTGGAAACCGCTGCAGACCACCCGCCAGGCCGATCTGGCCTACCGGGTCGTACTGGGCAAGGACGACGACCCTCGCACGCTCGCCGTCACCTACAGCGAGGCGGTGGGCCCGGATCCGGTCGCCGTGTGGCGGGACGACGTCGAGCCCGAGTTGAAGCAGGGCCACGACTACCGGCGGATCGGCGACATCCGCGCGACGACGTACCAGGGCCGCGAGGCCGCCGACATCGAGTGGCTCATCGATGTCGACGGCAGGCGCGTGCGCACCTTCGGGCGCGGTTTCCTCATCGGCGAGCACCGGGGCTTCTCACTGCGCTGGACGACCCCCGCCGCCGACTGGGACGACGCCGCCAACCGTGAGGCGCTGGACACCTTCCTGCGGACCTTCCGGGTGCCGTCAGAGTGAGGCGCGGGGTGCGCGCATCCTGCGCAGCGCACCCTGGTGCAGCGGCTGCATGAGCCACCGCGCGGTGAACGTGCCGTCGGTGAGCGAGCACGTGACGACCAGGTGGTGCGGTGTCTCCAGGAAGGCGATGTCCACGACGAGGGTGTCCGCTTCGCTCCACCCCCCGCTCACCGCGATGGGGACCGGTTCCTCGATGACGGTCCAGCCGTCGTTGCCGATCGGCACCTGCAGCGGCTGCCCGTCGTCGATCAGCGCCAGGTTCCGGCCCTCCGTGATGTGCACCGCGGTCAGTGTCGGCTGGGCCTCGCACACACCGCCGTGCGGCGTGAAGTCGACGGCGGACCAGGCCTCCGCACGCTCCGGCGGTGCGGGCTTGCCCGCGGCCGGCGGCAGTGCGAGCCGCGCCAGCCGCGCGGCGAGGGCGGTGTCGCGCTCCTCGTGGGCGGACAGCGGCGTGGGCCCGAACGCGGGCAGCAGATGGTCCCAGACCAGGTTCAGCAGCTTCTGCATCTGCTCGGTCGCCGCGGTCGTCGCGATCACCGCGTCGTGCTCCGGCAGCACCAGGCAGTACTGTCCGTACGCGCCATCGCCGCGATAGCCGTGCCGGGACATCCAGAACTGGAAGCCGTAGCCCTGCTGCCAGTCGGTCCCGCTCATCTCGAACTCGGCGGTGGAGATCTGCGCCCGCGTGGCCTCGGCCACCCACTCCTCGGGCAGCAGCCGTTCGCCCTCCCACACGCCGCGCTGCAGATACAGCTGGCCCAGCCGGGCGACGGCGTCGGTGGTGGCGTGCAGTCCGCTGAAGCCCAGCTCGGCCCCTGACCCGTCACGCAGCCACGCCGTCTCGCCGGTGCCGAGCGGATCGAACAGCCGGGGCCGCAGATAGTCAGTCAGCGACCGACCGGTGACGCGCCGCACGATCGCGCCGAGCGTGTACGTGGTGGGCTGGTTGTACGCGAACACGGTCCCCGGATCACGGTCCGGCGGCAGCAGCAGGAAGCCGCGCACCAGGTTCTGGTGGTCGAGGGCGAGAGCGGGGTACAGGGTGTCGGTCCCATGGCCGCTCGCCATGGACGCCACATGCCGTACGAGCATCGCGCGGCTGCGCGGATCGGTGATGTCGGCCTCGAACTCCGGGAAGTACG
This genomic window from Streptomyces sp. DG2A-72 contains:
- a CDS encoding serine/threonine-protein kinase, whose product is MTMVKAHVSTHELVAGRYRLLEVLHRETNRICWYGEDVEASRPCLLTQTVLPADSDGETVRRATARVIRMSETMGLLRPGKVATVVDAIEENGTLWTVTEWIDGIPLGELLAQEGTFNHARAARIGLELLDVLEAAHGEGITHGELSPGQVFVREQGPLVVTGFGLAGATLVPRVTAPSYASPEQARDERIGPAADLWALGALLYTMLEGRPPFRERDRPETTLKGVDRLPLRTPLRAGPLTQLVQGLLRKNCRERLTRPVVREALVRVLSEDPEMVARSTSRPRLRGVYAAALHAREGWSRRTMVAGTALAVVTVSVAVLAVSRQVSDNDSTSEAGTAPRPPASASAPGEQTPSPSVTPSPSPTPTPTPTPTPTPTPTSASPSPTGTPLPPGFSRYQSPKGFSLALPQGWKPLQTTRQADLAYRVVLGKDDDPRTLAVTYSEAVGPDPVAVWRDDVEPELKQGHDYRRIGDIRATTYQGREAADIEWLIDVDGRRVRTFGRGFLIGEHRGFSLRWTTPAADWDDAANREALDTFLRTFRVPSE
- a CDS encoding serine hydrolase, which encodes MSVRPLPLSTPAAQGVDASGVHAFLDALDAAPDIEPHSLMIMRHGHLVASGWWAPYTEDRPHLLYSLSKSFTAAAAALAAAEGLLDFDAPVISYFPEFEADITDPRSRAMLVRHVASMASGHGTDTLYPALALDHQNLVRGFLLLPPDRDPGTVFAYNQPTTYTLGAIVRRVTGRSLTDYLRPRLFDPLGTGETAWLRDGSGAELGFSGLHATTDAVARLGQLYLQRGVWEGERLLPEEWVAEATRAQISTAEFEMSGTDWQQGYGFQFWMSRHGYRGDGAYGQYCLVLPEHDAVIATTAATEQMQKLLNLVWDHLLPAFGPTPLSAHEERDTALAARLARLALPPAAGKPAPPERAEAWSAVDFTPHGGVCEAQPTLTAVHITEGRNLALIDDGQPLQVPIGNDGWTVIEEPVPIAVSGGWSEADTLVVDIAFLETPHHLVVTCSLTDGTFTARWLMQPLHQGALRRMRAPRASL